A genomic stretch from Diachasmimorpha longicaudata isolate KC_UGA_2023 chromosome 2, iyDiaLong2, whole genome shotgun sequence includes:
- the LOC135172562 gene encoding U3 small nucleolar ribonucleoprotein protein MPP10 produces MNTLENVIQVVGSNTKKAENYLSVQNNVALQFQQSTKLLYDFTKNEANRKTAALPELVIQDFDDEQIWQQLEIQNDAELAHFLTGVSRVLAGANQLTLPVSLSKPEETSTTENIHSDEDAEDEEEAEERLEQNGSDSDDMDLDIDVDGNLNKPKTVRKVSKKPSIVDDKFFKLEELDEYLTKEEKKISKVNPNSDESDECEDEPVDLFNDDSEMEDDDDDEAKMVKYAGFFDSPESDNEHEPTHDDTNESLGHSDLENEQNDEDQAPLKRKALEKGDKSGEKRVKFNLSNDSDESDSVEPAKGDDEGPTSTLEARQERLQKRIKELEDQALTEKPWQLRGEITGPNRPQNSLLEEFVEFDITARPAPVITEQTSLKLEDIIKQRIKDKAWDDVEKKFKPVETPLEYKKKLVMDQEKSQKSLAQIYEDAYLKQKEAASGKVEEKEEEEPKEHKEIRQLMHSLFTKLDALSNFHYTPKAAQPEIKIISNIPAINMEEVAPVAMSDAALLAPEEVKDNARGDIIGKSERSKTDMKRARRKKKIAQHEKQKAIEKKKSTLGDLLETKKNKLFKGKKSSKIAQDSALKKLTKDRNISMINEASQRVPKSSTAFFTQLQDEVSSHIKSKTSKPTKKKEKTTHSAIKLKL; encoded by the exons ATGAATActttggaaaatgtgattcAGGTAGTCGGAAGCAACACGAAGAAagctgaaaattatttaag TGTACAAAACAACGTAGCTCTACAATTTCAACAATCTACAAAACTTCTGTACGACTTCACAAAAAATGAGGCCAACCGTAAAACAGCAGCTCTTCCTGAGCTCGTTATTCAGGACTTCGATGATGAACAAATTTGGCAACAATTGGAAATCCAAAACGACGCAGAGTTGGCCCATTTTCTCACTGGAGTCTCTCGAGTCCTAGCAGGGGCCAATCAATTGACATTGCCTGTCAGTTTATCCAAGCCGGAAGAAacatcgactacagaaaatatacATTCAGATGAGGATGCTGAAGATGAAGAGGAAGCGGAAGAAAGACTTGAACAAAACGGATCGGACAGCGATGATATGGATTTGGATATCGACGTGGACGGTAACTTGAACAAACCCAAGACCGTCAGAAAGGTGTCGAAGAAACCATCGATTGTTGACGATAAATTCTTTAAGCTAGAAGAGCTGGATGAATACCTGacgaaagaggagaaaaaaatatccaaagtcAATCCGAATTCCGATGAATCTGATGAATGTGAGGATGAACCTGTGGATTTATTCAACGATGATTCAGAAATGGAAGATGATGACGACGATGAGGCCAAAATGGTGAAGTATGCAGGTTTTTTCGACAGTCCAGAGAGCGATAATGAGCATGAACCCACTCATGATGACACTAACGAATCACTTGGTCATTCAGATCTCGAAAATGAGCAGAATGATGAGGATCAAGCGCCTCTGAAACGTAAAGCCCTTGAAAAGGGAGACAAATCCGGGGAGAAAAGGGTGAAGTTTAATTTATCGAATGACTCTGATGAGTCAGATAGTGTTGAACCGGCAAAGGGAGATGATGAAGGGCCAACATCAACGTTGGAGGCGCGACAGGAGAGATTGCAGAAACGTATAAAGGAATTAGAAGATCAGGCGCTGACGGAAAAACCTTGGCAATTAAGGGGAGAAATTACTGGACCGAATCGTCCTCAAAATTCCCTGTTAGAGGAGTTCGTTGAATTTGACATTACCGCTCGTCCAGCTCCGGTCATAACTGAGCAGACGTCACTGAAGTTGGAGGACATAATCAAGCAGAGAATTAAAGATAAGGCTTGGGACGAtgttgagaagaaattcaaaccCGTGGAAACGCCGTTGGAATATAAGAAAAAATTAGTTATGGATCAGGAGAAGAGTCAGAAAAGTTTAGCTCAGATTTACGAGGATGCATATTTGAAGCAGAAAGAGGCGGCCAGTGGCAAGGTCGAAGAGAAGGAGGAAGAGGAGCCTAAAGAGCATAAGGAAATCAGGCAGTTAATGCATTCATTGTTTACAAAACTCGATGCTTTGTCAAACTTTCATTATACACCGAAAGCAGCTCAGCCGGAAATTAAGATCATTAGTAATATTCCAGCAATTAATATGGAGGAGGTGGCACCAGTTGCAATGAGCGATGCTGCGTTGTTGGCTCCTGAGGAAGTTAAAG ACAACGCACGAGGCGACATAATTGGAAAATCAGAGAGAAGCAAAACGGATATGAAGAGAGCAAGAAGAAAGAAGAAGATAGCTCAGCACGAGAAGCAAAAGGctattgagaagaaaaaatcaacattgGGGGATCTTCTTGagacgaagaaaaataaattgttcaagGGTAAAAAATCGTCAAAGATTGCCCAGGACTCCGCTCTGAAGAAATTAACGAAGGACAGGAATATTTCAATGATCAACGAAGCTTCTCAAAGAGTTCCAAAATCTTCTACAGCATTCTTCACGCAATTGCAAGATGAAGTTTCGAGTCATATCAAATCGAAAACTAGTAAACCAAcgaagaagaaagaaaaaactaCACATTCTGCTATTAagctaaaattataa